The genomic stretch TCGCACGTGACGGTTATGCTGTTCCCATGGTCCCAGAgcttggaacggaaggagtctCCAAAAATGTGAAGATTGCAAAGATAAAGTTGTTCAAGCATCTCTGGCTAGCCTCGGGTCAAGGATATGTTCAACAACTTGCTAGAGATAAACTGGTAGAGGATCAGGCGAGGCGGGAGGCTGAAGAGAAAAAGAATAGTGAAGAGGCGGGACCAGCTTAGACTTGTATGCGCTTAGTTTAAGCGTTCGTGATAGACTTGGACTCGGATTAGAGATAGAGATAAACATGTATTAGAAATCGAGTGTCCTACACGATGTAAACAACATGTACTCTGTTGTGGGATTGCCTCTATATAAACAAGTAACCAATGGTGAGCTGGGTAAGGCCGGCAGCCAAGTTTATCAATCTACCACAAATCTTTCACACCGTACCGTTGTAATTAATTAGCTGACCTAGATACACCCATAGATATGCTTTGGTTCAGTCCCGGGGGCAATGTAGGGATGATTAGAGTTGACGCGTGTAATATGCTGGCAACGACCCCCATTGTTCAGCAGCTCTTGTTGCCTCGTTGCTCTGCTCTCTGCTCTGCACTGTTGGTCCAGTCAGTTGCCAATCTTGGGCAAATGAAGTGGCACATGCTCTGTCTGACCAGTGACCATGCTCTGTTTCTCGGAAAAGCAGGCAGGGGTCGTGCATCAAGCCATGGAAGAGGGGAAGTGCATCACAAATCATCACAAATCAAAGTATGTTTCAGCATCTTTGACTTTTCTTGTCCGTTCATCAGGACCAACTCAATAGCTGTAAATGCAAATGGAACGGGGTGCAGTACTTTCATATATGGAATGAGTGATTCCACTCTTTGTTCGGTTCAACTACTACCATAATGTAATCAAATAGTATGCTTCTTCTAATTTGCAAAAACAACAACTTTTGTTTCTAATTACATAGGGAAGGGGTGGTAAGAGGCTTGTATAACGTGAGAATTTGATTAAAACGTTAACCAATTACAGAGTGACCATGAGATGCAACTGATTTTCTGCTCACTGTTGTCGGCATTTGTACAGTAAGTACGTGTCAAGAGCGTGAGAACACGGCGGTGCTGTACACACGCGTCAACGCCGTCTTGCTGTGATTCCCGAGTCAAGTCGTCGTCAAAAGATGCTTGCCTGGTGCTTGCAATCATCATGATGTGTTCACAGCACATGATATGTTCCTACACACACTGCACGCTTTGTCACTTCGGGTTGCAATCATctcttttacaatttttttttgtttttcctgcAGCACAGGACACATTCAATAATTCACAGCACATGATATGTTCCTGTCAACCACTTGAGGTCTATATCTCGATCTGAAATATCTCCATGCCGTACTAGACACAACAACCCTCGATCCACCTCCGTTCATGCAACATGGAGCGAGCCATGGTGAGCGCGGCGACCGGAGCGATGAGCTCCGTCCTCGCCAAGCTGGCGGAGCTGCTCCATGAGAAGTACAAGCTTGCCAAGGGGGTCCGCAAGGATATCCAGTTCCTCAGGTCAGAGCTCAGCGTCATGAATGACCTGCTGTATGACATGGCAGGCATCGAGGACCTCGACGCCCGCGACAAGGGGTGGCGGGACAGGGTGCGGGAGCTGGCCTACGACGTCGAGGATTGCATCGATCTCTCTGTGGCCCGGTTCCGTCGTGCCGGAGGCGATGCCAGCAAAGGTGGGTTCTTCGGCACCAAGCAGCTGGTACGGAAGCTCAAGAAAATCAGAGTGTCCCTTCAGATAGCTCACGAGATACAAGAGCTCAAGGCTCGTGTCATCGAGGAGAGCGATCGACAGAAGAGATACGATGGCCTCATCGGATCCAGCTCCGATGCTTCTCGTAATAAGGTTGACCCCCGGATGTGCGCGCTATGGGAGGAGACGAAGAATCTCGTCGGACTCAACGGACCCATGGATGAGGTCATCCGCTTGTTGATGCCTGGAGAGGGAGAGGTGCCCTCACAGCAAGTCAGGACTGTGTCCATCGTTGGGTGTGCAGGCTTGGGCAAGACCACTCTCGCCAATCAGGTGTACCAGAAAATTCAAGGCCATTTTGAGTGCCAAGCCTTTGTATCGGTGTCTCAGAACCCCAACATTAAGGACATACTGATGAAGATTTGTTCTCAAGTTGGAGCAACCCCAAGCATGGCGGATGATGAGCTCCTTCTCGTCAACAAGCTCCGAGAGCAACTCCAGTACAAAAGGTGTGTTGCTTTATTTCGACTCTATGTCCCTATCTTCCTTTATCTATAGTGATGTCTGTGCTCACCTAGTAGAAGCACCCAGCCACAATTATCTTAAAACCAGAAATTATCACATAATTCGGtgggaaaaagaaaacacaCACATCAACCTTTATTATGAATGGCTCTGATCTGTTGGCATGGTCCTCCTAATATACCACAAATGCAACTAGGATCTGATTCACCCGGTTCATAACAAACATGCTCAGTCAATTGGcaaaccaaaaaaataaaataagaagcTTATATAAGaatgttgtttttatctacaaaACACTACAATCTTCATGAGCTTAAAAGCATGTTGTTTCCACCCAATTTGAGATACATAAGCATCAATCTTCAAGATCTTAAAAGCATGCGTTCTGACTCTTAAAAAGATTCACAACTTTTCTATATCTTGCAGATGGAAAAATTATTAACATATTTTGTGTTCATTTTACCTAGAATAGTTGTATTTTTTGTCATAATGCAATATGTTTTCATTTTGATTACTATTTCACCAGATCAAGAATGAAGCATTACATGCATAGTTTTTCCCTTACAACATAAATTTTATAAAATCAGAATCACATATTATGCAGGTATATTGTTCTAGTGGATGATATATGGCACTCCGATCCATGGAAGATCATTGGACAAGCATTGGTCAGAACTAGTCCTGGTAGCGTAATAATCCTGACAACACGTTTAAAAGATGTGGCTGAGTCATGTTGTTCTTCTCACGGTGGTCGTGTTTATGATATGAAACCTCTGGACGACAACGACTCTAGAAGGTTgtttttcaaaagaattttTGACTCTGAAGATAAGTGTCCTCATGAGCTAGAAAGAGCTTCTGAAGATATATTGGAAAAGTGTGATGGCATACCACTTGCAATAATTTCGATATCCAGCTTCTTGGCAGTTGATGTACCACAATCTGCTGATCACTGGAACAAGGTGAAAGAATCTATAAGTTCACCACTTCCTGGAAATAAGTCTGTTGAGACCATGCAATCAGTATTATCACTCAGTTACTATAATCTCCCACACCATCTGAGGACTTGCCTGTTGGACTTGTGTGCATTTCCAGAAGATTGGATAATCGATAGCGATCGTTTAATAGGCAGATGGATTGCAGAAGGATTTGTTAATGCAGAACCAGGAGAGAATCTATATGAAGCAGGGCTAAGGCATTTCAATGAGCTGATAAACCGGAGCTTGATCCAACCATGGGATGAGCTGAGAGGTGTGGTTTGGAGCTGTAGAGTTCACGATGTCATCCTTAATTTTCTTGTGTCCAAGTCAGTTGAGGAGAACTTTCTTACTTTTTCGAACCCATCCGGGCTCCCAACTTCTGTCCATAGTAAGGTTCGTCGCCTATCTCTCCAGAATAGCTACCAAGAGAATGTAGTTTCATGGATAAAGTCTGTTAAGCCTTATGTCCGATCACTTTCATGCTTTAGGGACTGCAACAAAGAATTGTTTCCTCTTACGGAATTTGAAGTTGTACGTGTGTTAGACCTGGAAGAGTGTGAGTCATTGAAAAATGTGGACCTTGCAAATATAGAGGAGTTACTTCAGTTGCGGTATTTGAACATTGGAGGAACAGGTGTCAGTGAGCTCCCTGCTGGAATTGGACAAGTCCAGAATCTAGAAACATTAGATATAAGATGGAGTAAAGTGGAAAAATTGCCGTCAACTATTGTTCGACTTGAAAAGCTGGCATGTCTTTTCGTCGATCGGAAAGTCATGTTCCCAGCAGAAGGCTTCAGCAAGATGAAAGGATTGGAACAACTAAAATGTTTCTCGATCCACGGGCAACCACTCAACTTTCTGAAAGAGCTAGGCCAGCTTACCAACCTGAGAACCCTGGAAGCAGAAGTTATGGTGGATTCCAATGAAGCAAATGTCAATTATGAAGGTAGCGGGTGGGGGATCTTCACTTCTTCACTCCAAGCACTGTGCAGCCATAAACTTGTTGATATTAATATATACGGGAGGGGTTCTCCCCCCATTCTCATGGATTCCTCGTTCCCTGCTCTGCAAAGCCTCCGGACATTTGTTATTTTTCCCATCAACAGTCCCCCTATCTGGATGGGCTTACTTGTTAATCTCGAGCTGTTACATCTCGAAACTAAACAGTTCACTCCGGAGGATTTGCAAGTGCTTGGAGGCATGCTGGCTCTTGAGAGTCTTGTACTGGATCTTGGCAACACCTATGCATGTCCTTTCACCATCCGAGGACACGAATTCCAACGTCTCAAATACTTCTATGTCAGCAGACTGTGCCAAATTCTGTTTATGCCTGGTGCTATGCCTAAGGTGAAGCACCTCGAAATTACACTCGCCTTCACCACGGATAGTTACAACGATCTCGGCATCCAGCACCTCGCCAGCCTCACCAGGGTCAATGTGAGTATCAATCATGTCTGGTGTGGCCATAGAGGAGCCGTCGAAGATCTGGTGGCCAAAACCCGGAGCTTACTTGACGCACATCCCAATCATCCCACACTAATATTCGATACATCCTTTTATGGGAAAAATGAATAATAAGCAGCAGCTTCACGATAGCAAGGTAATACAATAATTTTTCCTAAGCCATGCagttttctagatttatttaactttttctcttccttcctttaAATATCCGATCCGTTCATAGTAACTAGTTACTGTTCTTTTTGGTGAACAAAGCAAGATCCTTGTCGACCAGTCTTTCCGTTCGTCCGTCCAGTCTGGTTTATCAGTGAGGAGACATCAAGCCACAAACATGTGTTTGGTCATGCGCGTGTTCAATTTCATCTGTACTATTTGCAGAATTTCATTATTCATAATCTATATATGAAATTTGTTTAGTTGCTCCACTTTTGTTGTTCTTGAATAAGAAATGACATCCATTATTTGCTCTGCCAGCCCTGTTCTGCTCCATGCAGCAGAAATGGCTATAGACAAACCTTTTGGGCTGCCTACATTGTAACCAAACATTTATTTGAGAATTTAGTTGCAGACCTGCTTTGTCTTTACTAACTGCTGGACGCGTCTTTCAAAGCACCTTGAGTTAACGCTACGAGTTGAGTTCTCGTAATAATCGAAGAAAAAGATTTTCATGAGATTTAGTAAATTATTTGTCATTAGTTTTTTTCCCGGATAGCAGCCTTGCAGGAGGTTTTGGCAATAGAGCCTCGTGATCATCTTTGGTGACTTGCATGACTGGTTGCCTGGTTGGCCCTACTAAGGTCctatttggcatggctccaactccggatggagctgctccactccagaactccacatggagccagctccgctccaaaactccagaactaaaatgggatgtttggctagatgggtgctctcaactccaaaaaagatcgatttcagtgtggattgccattgtttcCCCCCAATTaagaccccacttgtcatcctctctatcccatcttcttcttcccctttcaaTATGCCAACGGGTTGTGTGTATTTTACATCCATCCATCCCCTTTCAATATCCCAACATATGTTGTAAATGAATGGATGAACATGGTCAGGAGGAGTGggtggcggggtgggcggcgacgggggcggcgacgggcggcaacgggcgacgggcgcgacgcggggcagcgacgggcggcgacgagcggcaacgggcggcgacgagcggcaacgggcggcgacgggcgacgggcgcgacgcggggcggcgggcggcgacgggcgacgggagCGACgcggggcgacgacgggcggcggcgggcaatgggcgcggcgctgggcggcgacggcgacgtgcgCTGGGCGGGCGACTGGCCTTGACAATGGGGAACAATAGAATAGAACGAAACGTTTTTTTTCCAtaaccagtggtattggtgggtaattatccaccaactccacgaggaggttcaaaagagaggtttctggagtagcaaaagaggtgctccaaaactccacctccatttgcacaacagctccatggagttggcaactccatggagttttggagttggggtgtttggctgaatttttttatggagttgctggagtttaggagtggagccgtgccaaacagggcctaagtctCGCTTCGTTTACATGGGTTTGTGGGTGACAGTGCTGTGCCCTGGAAACAGAGGATACAAAAACGCCGTGGGCAGGTCCTCCGCGGCCGCGAACATGTCTGTCACTCTATCTCTGCAGCATTTCCAGTCCTCACCATTCCTGTGCCTCTGAAAATGAAGTGATGCTATTTGATTCAAGGCTTCTGTTGCGGGCGGCGTCTCGTCCGTCACACCGCCAGTTGTTGCTCTTCCGTTGATGGAGTGGAGAGAATTAACACGGGCACACAAAATTCAGCTCTCTTTCTCAGAGGCACAATCAACAGTCAATGGCATCTTCGCATCGGAATTTGGAAGCTCTCCACAGTAGAGCAAAGGGAACGGAAGTGAACGGCCGGATCGCGGCGGCGCTTCGGCGAGCCGTGGCGTGGCGACCCTGTGGTGGACGGTAATTGAAATACCGTCCAGCCGTGGGTCCGTCCTGTCCGTCCAATCTGAAACGAACTAGGATTCCCAAAGCTGAGAACCCAAGCCCTCGCACCTCGGTGATAGTTCCATAAAAGCTATTACGTGCGGATCCCTGTCTCAAAAGGCACAACAACCATACAacatagagaaagaagaaaatatagTGTATATCATTTATTCAGTAACATGAGTACGAGTACATCACTTCAGctcacactagtagagaattgacttttagtcccagttggtatggtgcatatctctcgaaaattcatccgggataaaccaaccgggacaaaagggggtctttagtcccgggtcttttaaccgggagtaaaggtccccctttagtcctggttggtgtcaccaaccgggactaaagggcctgccacgccaggcgcgggacagaacctttagtcccggttggtaaaagcaaccgggactaaagggtgcccctttagtcccggttgggtttcccaaccgggagtaaagggttaccctttagttccggctggattccaaccgggactaaatggcgccttgcatggcactgcctggcgcctgaatttttcatgcatgcatcacgtatgtagtaccgcggcccttttgttaacctttagtagttgagatttttttagaacgaaatcaactagtatttaaacgaataggatttgtaattatacaattactatatatatacacaatttttatacacaattcatatacacaattcaactagcttagtacaaatcgatcataattagcgcgtattatatatacaaataaatcaaagtatctatctacaatcttcccgtcgtggtgttgctgatcggagtgtctaattgtcgtccatcgtaataaaattctccttttggatctaccacctcgtccattaggaatccaatgagaccttcacatattgccgctactctttcttccttaaAGAGTCCtcgttgaatatttaacatctataatttggaaatttgtgaatgttacacgaacaaatacatataatgagctagaaaataattaactagtaatagttttattttacgtactttaaagttgtgcggcgtcatcttcagtcccttgggtcccataaaactgtgcatatgctcacagatgtagtagccacatagattattcccaggttcctgtcttaagcacttcagtgcggaaaaaaataagttatgaaatattcgtgttatacaatgtaataaatgtgcagacttcatacataccgggaagtctgtgttccatgtaaatttttctttgaatggacctttatgtgtccttatgaattgtttccatgcgctgcggattagaataatgaatgatatagtgtaacgggataaaatttaggaaataaacttttgcatagagataaaggtccagaattattacaagcctagcatgtcttgcacttcttgctactccaccggatctttcctcaacgaatcgaagacagtgacgtggcttctttctggctcaattataataaggatccagtggaagctacgtgtgtaaaatgttcatgcatattagagctaactaacatgtagagataaggaaaaagacatcgaaagtagacggtatacacacacttacttgaagttgtatggaagtagtatgaaatccttgaatgtttgtttgtctaggaaattgtatacttccaccaaggttttttctggcgctaattgtatctgttgttggttaactacagatggatccatgaagcctctatgtaggtacgcctctcggcggcatgtctgaattagcatcctacatgaaatggaagacgaagttagtatggtgatgcacgccaaaatttacatgtagagataaacgaacacttacagaacccaagcgctgatcagagagacgtccagggcatcatgatggtacacttcgtatatatccttgaagtctagccatagcactttctccccttcgccgtgaaaatctatcggttttaccttcaggccgagcatctccctcgagtcggcggatgccatcatgtaccattgatggaatgtgtacatctttgttgatagcttccgtaccaatgaaggctttactagaggtttgcctagctcataaggccatctcggctcagtgagcggtgcagttggcgtctcaacttgccctatgcattcatcaagtcccagacctatttcttccatgaacttcaatacatttgcttgttgatccaagggtaTTGCTTTtccccgttgagcatctttttttgataaatggctaaggtcggggacaggaccgctggaagatgactttcctttccttttatccttttcatcagcctttactaaagcccgttcatagtttgataagagtggtatccttttcttggctccttctttcatcctgataaaaaattttaatctcgccgacttactggcggtggctccatctcccttgcttttttttcttcggcttgtttcttgaaccacaaactggcctctcgttggatttctgcccactgttccgcatgagacattgcctcccagcgttccttacgagtcacttcaggctcctttgttttcttctttttctgtctttgcttgggaggcagtgctcgtgacttctttagtggtggtgcaggttccttcaagggggccgctcttggtgccggcgacggtgatcggggaggggtgttgttattgtcgtcatcgctcccagcaccaggatgtggtggagatggagaccttgatatagatggaagggacggtcctggagcaggagacgATGGTcgcgaggtatgaggagaaggtcgctgctggaaATCtatggggagcggtcttgagctctgaggagatggctctgtgccgggaataatgatgtagcgttttcaccatagaatgatcccatgaagcgcatctgccaatgtcttttccccgtcgcctcccgggaggtcgatctctagaccttcatactggctatcaactatttgctctacgcggacgctggca from Setaria italica strain Yugu1 chromosome II, Setaria_italica_v2.0, whole genome shotgun sequence encodes the following:
- the LOC101784511 gene encoding putative disease resistance RPP13-like protein 3 isoform X1; the encoded protein is MERAMVSAATGAMSSVLAKLAELLHEKYKLAKGVRKDIQFLRSELSVMNDLLYDMAGIEDLDARDKGWRDRVRELAYDVEDCIDLSVARFRRAGGDASKGGFFGTKQLVRKLKKIRVSLQIAHEIQELKARVIEESDRQKRYDGLIGSSSDASRNKVDPRMCALWEETKNLVGLNGPMDEVIRLLMPGEGEVPSQQVRTVSIVGCAGLGKTTLANQVYQKIQGHFECQAFVSVSQNPNIKDILMKICSQVGATPSMADDELLLVNKLREQLQYKRYIVLVDDIWHSDPWKIIGQALVRTSPGSVIILTTRLKDVAESCCSSHGGRVYDMKPLDDNDSRRLFFKRIFDSEDKCPHELERASEDILEKCDGIPLAIISISSFLAVDVPQSADHWNKVKESISSPLPGNKSVETMQSVLSLSYYNLPHHLRTCLLDLCAFPEDWIIDSDRLIGRWIAEGFVNAEPGENLYEAGLRHFNELINRSLIQPWDELRGVVWSCRVHDVILNFLVSKSVEENFLTFSNPSGLPTSVHSKVRRLSLQNSYQENVVSWIKSVKPYVRSLSCFRDCNKELFPLTEFEVVRVLDLEECESLKNVDLANIEELLQLRYLNIGGTGVSELPAGIGQVQNLETLDIRWSKVEKLPSTIVRLEKLACLFVDRKVMFPAEGFSKMKGLEQLKCFSIHGQPLNFLKELGQLTNLRTLEAEVMVDSNEANVNYEGSGWGIFTSSLQALCSHKLVDINIYGRGSPPILMDSSFPALQSLRTFVIFPINSPPIWMGLLVNLELLHLETKQFTPEDLQVLGGMLALESLVLDLGNTYACPFTIRGHEFQRLKYFYVSRLCQILFMPGAMPKVKHLEITLAFTTDSYNDLGIQHLASLTRVNVSINHVWCGHRGAVEDLVAKTRSLLDAHPNHPTLIFDTSFYGKNE
- the LOC101784511 gene encoding putative disease resistance RPP13-like protein 3 isoform X2, giving the protein MERAMVSAATGAMSSVLAKLAELLHEKYKLAKGVRKDIQFLRSELSVMNDLLYDMAGIEDLDARDKGWRDRVRELAYDVEDCIDLSVARFRRAGGDASKGGFFGTKQLVRKLKKIRVSLQIAHEIQELKARVIEESDRQKRYDGLIGSSSDASRNKVDPRMCALWEETKNLVGLNGPMDEVIRLLMPGEGEVPSQQVRTVSIVGCAGLGKTTLANQVYQKIQGHFECQAFVSVSQNPNIKDILMKICSQVGATPSMADDELLLVNKLREQLQYKRYIVLVDDIWHSDPWKIIGQALVRTSPGSVIILTTRLKDVAESCCSSHGGRVYDMKPLDDNDSRRLFFKRIFDSEDKCPHELERASEDILEKCDGIPLAIISISSFLAVDVPQSADHWNKVKESISSPLPGNKSVETMQSVLSLSYYNLPHHLRTCLLDLCAFPEDWIIDSDRLIGRWIAEGFVNAEPGENLYEAGLRHFNELINRSLIQPWDELRGVVWSCRVHDVILNFLVSKSVEENFLTFSNPSGLPTSVHSKGLQQRIVSSYGI